From a region of the Bradyrhizobium diazoefficiens genome:
- a CDS encoding ABC transporter substrate-binding protein, producing MTRFLHILLAAGMACGVFASAGRGLARPLDIVFVNPGKTGEVYWDMVAQTMQAAGRKLDAHVEVLTSERNYRTMQELGLGVVARPDKPDFLILSNEESAAVPILEAAEAAGIKTLLLSNTLIGEDAVRLGPPRQKLKTWLGDITTDLQTAGARMANALIGAARAGKWQSPDGKIHILGIGGDEITPASIARNAGLKLAVDAAPDTVVDRLLFANWTQSEAEKVTTNYLGWAARKQIRPAGIWAGNDPMALGALRAVIAAGLVPGRNIQIVGLNWSEDALREIKAGRLLLTDGGHFLLGGWSVVLLRDYADGCDFAAVSPRVEVKTSAITRDNLASVADLIKTRAFDRIDFTRFRAKAGRCGHYDFSVDALISSLARQGGADD from the coding sequence CCAGGCCCCTCGACATCGTCTTCGTCAATCCCGGCAAGACCGGTGAGGTCTACTGGGACATGGTCGCGCAGACCATGCAGGCCGCCGGCCGCAAGCTCGACGCGCATGTCGAGGTGCTGACCAGCGAACGCAACTATCGCACCATGCAGGAGCTCGGCCTCGGTGTGGTGGCACGTCCCGACAAGCCCGACTTCCTCATCCTGTCGAACGAGGAGTCCGCCGCCGTTCCGATCCTGGAGGCGGCTGAAGCCGCCGGGATCAAGACGCTGCTGCTCTCGAACACGCTGATCGGCGAGGATGCGGTGCGTCTCGGACCGCCGCGCCAAAAGCTCAAGACCTGGCTCGGCGATATCACGACCGATCTCCAGACCGCGGGCGCGCGCATGGCCAACGCCCTGATCGGGGCGGCGCGCGCCGGGAAATGGCAGAGTCCGGACGGCAAGATCCACATTCTCGGCATCGGCGGCGACGAGATCACGCCCGCCTCGATCGCGCGTAACGCCGGTCTCAAGCTCGCGGTGGATGCCGCGCCTGACACCGTGGTGGACCGGTTGCTGTTCGCCAACTGGACGCAGTCGGAGGCCGAGAAGGTCACGACGAATTATCTGGGCTGGGCCGCGCGCAAGCAGATCCGGCCCGCCGGCATATGGGCCGGAAACGATCCGATGGCGCTCGGCGCACTGCGCGCGGTGATCGCCGCGGGCCTGGTGCCCGGCCGGAATATCCAGATCGTCGGCCTCAACTGGTCGGAGGACGCGCTGCGCGAGATCAAGGCAGGCCGCCTGCTACTGACCGACGGCGGGCATTTCCTGCTCGGCGGCTGGTCGGTCGTGCTCCTGCGCGATTATGCTGATGGCTGCGATTTCGCAGCCGTTTCACCCCGCGTCGAGGTCAAGACGTCTGCGATCACGCGCGACAATCTCGCTTCGGTCGCCGATCTCATCAAGACGCGCGCGTTCGACCGGATCGACTTTACGCGGTTCAGGGCCAAGGCGGGACGCTGCGGTCATTATGATTTTTCCGTCGATGCGCTCATCTCGTCGCTGGCCCGTCAGGGCGGTGCCGATGACTGA